One segment of Castanea sativa cultivar Marrone di Chiusa Pesio chromosome 3, ASM4071231v1 DNA contains the following:
- the LOC142629232 gene encoding putative inactive purple acid phosphatase 27, with protein MCAAPARTVGWRDPGYIHTSFLKELWPNKGYTYKLGHRLFNGTCVWSQEYWFRASHYPGQNSLQRVIIFGDMGKGEADGSFEFEDFQPASLNTTKQLIEDLNNIDIVFHIGDVVYAMGYIGQWDQFTAQIEPIASTMPYMIGRFVIICINSSLSM; from the exons ATGTGTG CTGCACCAGCAAGGACAGTAGGATGGCGTGACCCTGGATACATACACACCAGTTTTTTGAAGGAGTTGTGGCCCAACAAAGG GTATACATACAAGCTGGGGCATAGGTTGTTTAATGGTACATGTGTTTGGAGTCAAGAATACTGGTTTAGAGCGTCTCATTATCCTGGTCAAAATTCTTTGCAACGTGTGATCATATTTGGAGACATGGGAAAG GGTGAAGCTGATGGTTCCTTTGAATTTGAAGATTTCCAGCCTGCATCTCTGAACACTACTAAGCAGCTTATTGAAGACTTAAATAACATTGATATAGTCTTCCATATTGGAGATGTAGTCTATGCTATGGGTTATATTGGACAGTGGGACCAGTTCACTGCACAGATTGAGCCAATTGCATCAACTATGCCTTACATGATTGGAAGGTTTGTCATAATATGCATAAATAGCTCATTAAGCATGTAG
- the LOC142629526 gene encoding putative inactive purple acid phosphatase 1, translated as MDSGGECGVLAENMFYVPAENRANFWFSTDYGMFQFCVAHTELDWREGSEQYKFIENCLASVDRQRQPWLIFLAHRVLGYSSVDFYGEEGSFEEPMGREDLEKLWQKYKVDIALYGHVHNYERSCPVYENICTSQEKHNYIGPLKGTIHVIAGGGGASLHEFASINTTWSIYKDYDNGFVKLTAFDHSHLLFEYKKSRDGKVYDSFTISLDYRDILTCTVDSCPEVTLVQ; from the exons ATGGATTCAGGAGGAGAGTGTGGTGTGTTAGCCGAGAACATGTTTTATGTCCCTGCTGAGAACAGGGCTAATTTCTG GTTCTCCACTGACTATGGCATGTTCCAATTCTGCGTAGCTCACACTGAACTTGATTGGAGAGAGGGATCAGAGCAATACAAGTTTATTGAGAACTGCCTCGCATCAGTTGACAGACAAAGACAACCATGGCTAATCTTTCTTGCACATAGAGTACTAGGTTATTCTTCTGTGGACTTTTATGGGGAAGAAGGATCATTTGAGGAACCAATGGGAAGGGAGGACCTCGAAAAACTTTGGCAGAAGTACAAGGTTGACATTGCCCTCTATGGCCATGTGCACAATTATGAAAGATCATGCCCGGTCTACGAG AATATCTGCACCAGTCAAGAGAAACACAACTATATAGGCCCCTTGAAGGGAACGATTCATGTGAttgctggaggaggaggagcaaGCCTTCATGAATTTGCTTCCATCAATACCACGTGGAGTATATATAAAGACTATGATAACGGATTCGTCAAACTTACCGCATTTGATCATTCACACCTTTTGTTTGAATACAAGAAGAGCAGGGATGGAAAAGTGTATGACTCTTTCACAATCTCTCTGGATTATAGGGACATCTTGACCTGTACTGTTGATAGTTGTCCAGAAGTTACACTAGTACAGTAG
- the LOC142629527 gene encoding putative inactive purple acid phosphatase 1: MRGLNFISFALFLVLTTLQEAWSHGDQPLSKIGIHKATVDLNHDAYVKASPSVLGLKEQTTEWVTLEYSSPKPSADDWIGVFSPANFNSSTCPQEKPTVYPPLLCSAPIKYQFANYSSPKYKDTGKGYLKLQLINQRSDFSFALFSGGLSNPKLVAVSNQVAFANPNAPVYPRLAQGNNGMKLCNIGVFSEGGLFKLPCWNMYLLGKTMSVLLAS, encoded by the exons ATGAGAGGACTAAATTTCATCTCCTTCGCATTATTTTTGGTTCTTACAACCCTTCAAGAGGCATGGTCACATGGGGATCAGCCTCTGTCGAAAATTGGGATTCATAAGGCAACAGTTGATCTTAATCACGATGCTTATGTTAAGGCTTCTCCTTCAGTCCTCGGATTAAAG GAGCAAACTACAGAATGGGTGACATTAGAGTATAGTTCTCCAAAGCCATCAGCTGATGATTGGATAGGAGTATTTTCTCCTGCCAATTTCAA CTCTTCCACCTGCCCTCAAGAAAAACCTACGGTTTATCCTCCACTACTATGCTCTGCACCTATCAAG TATCAGTTTGCAAACTACTCCAGTCCTAAGTACAAAGACACTGGTAAAGGATATTTGAAGCTTCAGCTGATTAATCAGAGATCAGATTTCTCATTTGCACTATTTTCTGGTGGTTTATCAAAT CCTAAGTTGGTGGCAGTTTCGAATCAAGTAGCTTTTGCAAATCCAAATGCACCAGTTTACCCACGCTTAGCTCAAGGAAACAATGGAATGAA GTTGTGCAACATTGGTGTTTTCTCTGAAGGAGGCCTATTCAAATTACCTTGCTGGAACATGTACCTGCTTGGCAAAACCATGTCTGTATTACTAGCAAGCTAA